GCGGTGCATTTCGTGGACCATCTGCCGGTGACGGAACGGCCCGACGGGCTGCGCCCCGTGCTCGGTCTCGTCGGCTGAAAGCGCGACGAAATCGGGTGCGTCCAGGGGACGTCGAAGGTGATGATGACGGCATGATCCCTGACACGATTCCCGTGGAAGCCCTGCTGGTGGTGGACATCCAGTCGTCCTCCGTGATGGGCAACGGCGCGGTCCCGGGAGCGGCCCGGCTCCTGGAGACGACCGCGGACCTGATCGCACGGGCCCGCAAGGACGGGTCCCTCGTCGTACACATCCAGAACGACGGGCGGCCCGGTGCGGCCGACGAACCGCATACGCCCGGCTGGGAGCTCCACCACCCTGTCGAGGAGGGGCCTGCGGAGGTCGCGATCCGCAAGCGTGTGGACGACAGCTTCGACGGGACGCCTCTGGGATCTCTGCTGACCGGTGCGGGAGTCCGGGCGGTCGCGGTCTGCGGTCTGATGTCGGAGATGTGCGTCCAGGCGACGGCCCGTACGGCGCTGGCGCGGGGCTATCGGGTGGTCCTCCCGCACGACGCCCATGCGACGCAGGACATCCCCGCGGCTCCCGGCCTCAGCGACAGGGTCCCTGCGGCGACGGTCTCGCGGGTCGCTGAATGGGCGCTCGGCAGCGATCTGGAAGTCCCGGCCCGCGCGGCGGACGTCTCGTTCGCGGCCCCGCCGGGTTCTGCTACTCGACGAGAGTCTGGGTCCCGATGACGCCGAGGAGCGCCAGCCGTTCCGCGTCGTCGGTGCCGGGCTCGGCCGTGTAGACCATGATCCGCAGGTCGCTTCCCGCGACGCTGAGCACATCGCAGTCGAGTGTCAGCGCGCCCACCGTGGGGTGATCGACGGTCTTGCGGGAGGCCTCGACGTCGCCGACCGCTCCGGAGTCCCACAGTTCGGCGAACCGGTCGCTGTGCGTACGCAACTCCGCGATCAGGCGCCGCAGTCGCTGGTCCGCCGGATACCGGCTCGCGGTCGCGCGGAGCTCCGAGACCTGCGCGGTCTCCAGTGCGTACACGGTCTCCGGGGTGTGCCGGACGCGGCTGCCGGAGCCGAGGAAGTGGCGCCACACGGCGTTGCGCTCGTTGCCCCGGTACTGGCCCATCAGGGCCACGTACATCGGGTTGGCCAGCAGCAGCGTCCACGTCGCGTCGCTGACCGCGACGGGTGTCCCGGTCAGCCTGTCCAGCATCCGCTGCACGCTCGGTGTGATGTACGCGGGAACCGTGCCCTGCCCGGGCGGGACGAGCCCGGCCGTGTGGAACAGGTGTGCGCGCTCGGCGCCGGAGAGACGCAGCGCACGTGCGAGCGCCTCGACGACCTGCTCGGACGGGTTGGTCGCGCGGCCCTGTTCGAGGCGGGTCACGTAGTCGACGGAGATCCCGGCGAGCAGGGCCAGCTCCTCGCGGCGCAGCCCGGCCGCGCGCCGGTGACCGCCGGCGGGCAGCCCTGCCACCTCCGGGGAGACGCGGTCGCGCCGGCGCCGTACCGTCCGTCCGAACTCCGTGGTCGCCATGCCACCACTGTGCACCGGCCGGCCGGGATCTTCCTGGTACTGGCAGTCCCAGGAAGCGGGGACTCCTGGCTGACCGGGCTCTTTCGCCGCATCGTGGATGCATGACCACCACACTGATCACCGGAGCGAACAAGGGTCTCGGCTTCGAGACCGCCCGCCGTCTCGTCGCGGCGGGCCACACCGTCTACATCGGCAGCCGGGACGCGGAGCGCGGGCGCAGGGCGGCCGAGGAGCTGGGCGCGCGCTCGGTCCAGCTCGACGTCACCGACGACGCATCCGTCGAGGCGGCCGCGCGGGCCGTCGCGGCGGACGGCGGCCTCGACGTACTGATCAACAACGCGGGCATCGAGGAGCGGGCCGCCGGCAACACCGTCATCGGCGCCGCGGACGTGACCGCCGAGACGATGCGCGGGACGTTCGAGACGAATGTCTTCGGCACGGTCCGCGTCCTGCACGCGTTCCTCCCGCTGCTGCAACGCTCGGCCGCCCCCGTGGTGGTCAACCTCAGCAGCGGCCTGGCCTCCCTGACCCGGGTCAGCACCGCGGGCACCCCCACCCACGCCTATCCGGGCGTCGCCTACCCGGCGTCGAAGGCCGCGGTCAACATGATCACCGTGCAGTACGCGAAGGCCTTCCCGGATCTGCGGATCAACGCGGTGGAGCCCGGCTTCACCAAGACCGACCTCAACGGCAACACCGGGATCCAGACGGTCGAGCAGGGCGCCGAGATCATCGTCCGGATGGCACAGGTGACCCAGGACGGCCCGACCGGCGGCTACTTCGACGCCGAGGGAACACTGCCCTGGTAACCGCCCCGAACAGCAGAAACCGACCGGATCGGACGATCCCCCGCGTCGCCCGATCCAGTCGGTGGGCCCCACAGAACAGACCCCTGACAGGGGTCTTTGCAGGACGCGTTGATTATAGTTGGCTGAGAGCCAGTCAACGCAGGAGTTAAGCATGTCCCCGCGGAGCCCGTCGGTCAATGAGGAGCTGCGGCGGCGTTCCCGCGAGCGGCTGCTGCAGGCGACCGTCGAGCTGGTGGGTGAGCGGGGGTACGAGGCGACGACCCTCGCCGACATCGCCGACCGGGCCGGTTCGGCCCGCGGACTCGTCTCGTACTACTTCCCCGGGAAGCGCCAGCTGCTGCAGTCGGCCGTGCACCGGCTGATGCACCTCACCCTCGCCGCGGCCCTGGAGCGCGAGCCGCGCACCGAGGACGGTGCGGAGCTGATGGCGCGGGCGATCGACGCGATTCTCGGGCTCGCGGGTGACCATCCGGTCCTGATGCGCACACACATGGCGGGAATCCTGCAGGCCGACGGCTTTGTGAAGTGCGCCGAGCAGCAGCGGCTCGCGCACCTGCTCCGCTCCACCATGATCGGGTACGGGTCGGACGATCCGGACGCCGACTACCCGCTGCTGCGCGCCCAGTTGATGGGCACCGTCTTCGCGCTGCTGCTGCCCGGCGCCCCGATGCCGCTGACGCGGCTGCGCGCGGAGCTCTTCCAGCGGTACGGGCTCGACTGGGAACTCGGCGTCCCGCCGGGCGGGGAGCCGCCCGGCGGGACGCGTCACGACTTCGCCGTCTAGTCGAAGTAGTCGGGCTGTGTCTGCACATTGAGCTCGTGCAGGCGTACCCACTTCGCCGGGTCGGTGCGACGGTCGCTGAGCTTCAGTACGTCGAAGCCCTTCGCGATGTCGTTGGAGTAGATGTAGCCGTTGTAGTAGTACGCCGACCACGAGCCGCCGGTCGTCATCTTGTCCGTGGTGAGCGGTCCGCGCTCGAAGTAGCCGATCTCCTTGGGCTTCGAGGAGTCGGTGAAGTCCCAGACGGAGACGCCGCCCTGGTACCAGGCCTGGACCATGAGGTCCTTGCCCTTGACCGGGATGAGCGAGCCGTTGTGGGCGACGCAGTTCTCGGTGTCGGCCTGGTGGCGCGGGATCTTGAAGTAGCTGCGGAAGACGAGCTTGCGCTGGTCGCCCTTGCCGACGATGTCGTAGATGCCGTCGGCGCCGCGGTTCGGTCCGATCGCGGCGTTGCAGGTGGCCGCGCCGCCGCCGCCGAGTTCGTCGGTGAAGACGACCTTGTTCGCCTTCTGGTTGAAGGTCGCGGAGTGCCAGAAGGCGAAGTTGACGTTGTCCTGGACCCGGTCGATGACCTTGGGCCGCTCCGGGTTCTTGATGTCGAAGAGGATGCCGTCACCCATGCAGGCACCGGCGGCCAGGTCCTTGGAGGGCAGCACGGTGATGTCGTGGCAGCCGGTGGTCTTGGAGACGCCGGGGTTGGTGGGGCCGCCGGGGTTGCCGCCGCCGTCGGCTCCCTCGCCCGGGAAGAGGACCGGGAAGTTCACGACCGCCGCCTTCTCGGGGGCGTTCCGCGGCACCTTGATGACGGAGATCCCGTCGTGCGGCGGCTGGCAGTCGGGGAAGGTGGCGCTCGGGGAGTACGAGGAGACGTAGAGGTAGATGTTCTTCTTCGACGGGACCAGGGTGTGCGTGTGCGAGCCGCAGGCGGTCTCGACGGCGGCGACGTACTTCGGGTTGCGCTTGTCGCTGATGTCGAAGATCTTCATGCCCTCCCAGGAGGACTTCTCGGTCGCGGGCTGCGTCGTGGAGGCGCAGGAGTTGTCGCTCCGCGAGGAGTCCGTCGAGAGGAAGAGCAGGTTCCCGGAGACGGTGATGTCGTTCTGCGACCCGGGACACAGGACCTGGGCGACCGTCTTCGGGGCCTTCGGGTTGCTGAGGTCGAAGATCCGGAAGCCGTCGTAGTTGCCGGCGAAGGCGTACTTGCCCTGGAAGGCGAGGTCCGAGTTGGTCCCCGCGAGAGCGTCCTTGGGGATGTTGGTCAGATGCTCGATGTTGGCGCTGTGGACGACCTCGTCCTGGCCGGGTATCTCCCCGTCGGCGATCGCGGACCTGGTCTGCGCCGCCAGTGACGCGGAGGCCGCCGTGGTGGCCGGGGCGTCCCCCGGATCGGGCGTCGCGACCGCCGGTCCTGCGGCCAGCAGGGTGGCGATGAGTCCGGCTGCGGCCGCCATCACGCCGAGTCGTCTGTGCCGTACTCGAGGTTCGTACAACGAGATCACTGCGTACTCCCTTGTATCCGTTCGCACTTGAACGATTCACGGACCCCGGCAGTATCGTCCTTCCCATGTACATCTCAATAGATGGCAACGGAAATGTAATGCGGGCAGGGAAGTTGGCAGCCGCCGCAGCGGTCCTGGCTGCACTGATGGCCCTGACGGCCTGCGATACGGACAAGAGCGCGCAAGGCAGTAGCAAAGGCACGGCAAACGCGGGCCCAAAGGTGGTGGCTCCAGGTAAACCCGGCGAACCGGCGAGGACACTGTCGGCCGCGGATGCCGCCAGGGCCGGCCGGGACGACACCCCCAACTCGGCTGATTTCACATACATCCAGATGATGATCGTCCACCACGGCCAGGCGCTGGAGATGACGAAACTGGTGGCGCAGCGGGCGGGAACGGAGCCCGTGAAGAAGCTCGCCGAGCGCATCGCGGCCGCGCAGGGGCCGGAGATCGGTGCGATGCAGGGATGGCTGGACACGCATGGCGGCGCGCGCAAGCAGAGCGGGCACGACCATGCCGCGATGCCGGGAATGGCGACAGAGGCTCAACTGGCCCAGTTGCGCACAGCGAAGGGCAAAGCCTTCGACGAGCTCTTCCTGAAGCTGATGACCACGCACCATCAGGGAGCGATCACGATGGCGACCGACGTCCTCTCGGAGGGGAACAATGTGCTCGTCGAGGAGATGGCCAACGACGTCGTGGCGCAGCAGACGTCGGAGATCGGCAGGATGCGCGCGATGTCCTGAGACCGCGCCCAACAGGCGCTTTCAGCGCCGGTTGTGACGGGGCGCCAGATATCCCTCGTCGCGTGCGCCGGCGATCAGCCGGAGCGACTTGCGGCGGCTGTGGCCGGTCGCGCACATCACCGCGAGCACCGGATCACGGCCCTCCTGCTGGGCGGCGCGGTACGCCTCGGCCGCGACGCGGCGCCCGGCACTGCCACGCGGCCAGGAGGGACGGGCACGGCGCACGGCGGGCGGCTCCGCCTCGTACCCCGCGTCGTAGTACGGACGCGGGACCGTCGCGCCGAGCCGGTGCTGCTCGATCACCACCTGGCAGGCGTCCTCCAGCGGGCCCTCGATCCAGTCGGCGAGCGCAGCGAAACCGTCCAGCGACAGCGGCGGGTCGGCGCGCATGTCCTCGATGGCGATCCGTCCTTCCGAGGCCACGGCGAGCACGTCGATGCGCGCGCCGTCGGCGAAGGTCAGCCGGATGTTGAACCAGGGGGGCAGGATCTCGCGGCGCATTCCGGTGCCGCCCCAGGGAGTTCCCACGGGGTCGGAGGTGACGGTGCCATGGCCCTGCAGCTCCCACACAGGCCATACCGAGACCGCACCATTCGGGTTATATCGGTCAGTAGCGTTAAAAAAGGTACTTTCCGGCACATCTGCAATCTAACTATCCTTTTCGTATAGCTGCCCGCGGCGCGCAGATTGCTCCGGCACAAGGCACCCCGATGCCGCACGCCGGTGCGATGCTGAAGGTCTCCAGCGGGAAGGAGCACCGTCGTGCTTCGTGTCGCCGTCGTCGGTTCGGGCCCCAGCGGGGTCTACACCGCCCAGTCACTCGTCGAGCAGAGCGCGGTGCCCGGGGTGCGGGTCCATGTTCTGGACCGGTTGCCCTGCCCGTACGGACTGGTGCGCTACGGCGTCGCTCCGGACCACGAGAAGATCAAGTCGCTGCAGAACAACCTGCGCACGGTGCTGGAGCACGACCGGGTGAGCTTCGTCGGCGGCGTCGAGGTGGGTACGGGAGCGCTGACTCCCGCACGGCTGCTCGAGCTCTACCACGCGGTCGTGTACTGCGTGGGGGCCGCGAAGGACCGCAGACTGGGCATTCCCGGCGAGGATCTGGCGGGGAGCTGTTCGGCCACCGACTTCGTCTCCTGGTACAGCGCCCATCCGGACGCCGCGTCCAACGGCTTTGATCTGGGGGCCCGTTCGGCCGTGGTGATCGGGGTGGGGAACGTCGCCGTCGACGTCGCACGGATCCTCGCGCGCGGCGCGGAGGAGCTGCGACCCACCGATGTCCCGCAGACGGCGCTCGGCGCCCTCGCCGTGAGCAGGGTCCGCGCGGTCCACATGGTCGGCAGACGCGGCCCCTCCCAGGCCCGTTTCACCACCAAGGAGTTGCGGGAGCTCGGCTCCCTCCCGGACGCCGACGCGAGGGTGGACGCGGCGGAACTGGCACTGGATCCCGCCTTCGCCGACCCGGCGGGCCTGCCGGCGGTGAACCGGCGCAATGTGGCCGTACTGAGGGAATGGGCGGATGCGGCACCGCGGGACCACGGCTCGCGCAGCATCCGGCTGCGGTTCTTCCTGCGGCCGGTGGAACTGCTGGGCGAGGGCGGGCGGGTGACCGCGGTGCGGTTCGAGCGGACCGTCCCGGACGGGGACGGGGGTGTGCGGCCCACCGGCTTGTTCGAGGACATCGAGGCCCAACTGGTCCTGCGCGCCGTCGGTTACCGGGGTGCTCCCCCGGCCGGGCTGCCCTTCGACCCCGCGTCCGGCACCGTTCCGCACCTGGCGGGCCGGATGCTGCGCGACGCCGCGGCGGCGCCCGGCGAGTACGTGGCGGGGTGGATCAAGCGCGGGCCGACCGGAGTGATCGGCACCAACCGCCCGTGCGCGAAGGAGACGGTAGCCTCGCTGCTTGCGGATGCGTCGCTTCTCCTGCGGCGCAGACCACTTGGCGATCCGCTGGATGCGATGCGGAAGCTCGGGCTGCGGCCGGTGGAGTGGCCGGGGTGGCTGGCGATCGAGGAGGCCGAGGCGGCGCTGGGGCTCGCGCTGGGGCGCCGGTCGGTGAAGATCCCCGACTGGGAGGGGCTGTTGAGGGCCGCGTACGGCGACACCTCGCTGCAACATCCTTGAAATCAACAGATTGTTTAGCGGCTCTACGGTCTCGGGCATGACAACACCGACGCAGACCGCGGTGCACCCGGTCGACGAAGTTCCGCCCCCTTCCCAGCTGGCAGCCTTCGGGCTGCAGCATGTGCTGGCCATGTACGCGGGCGCCGTGGCCGTGCCGCTGATCGTCGGCGGGGCGATGAAGCTGTCGCCCGCCGACCTGGCGTATCTGATCACCGCGGATCTGCTCGTGTGCGGTATCGCGACGCTCATCCAGTGCATCGGCTTCTGGCGGTTCGGGATCCGGCTGCCGATCGTGCAGGGCTGTACGTTCGCGGCCGTCTCGCCCATGGTGCTCATCGGTACGACCGGTGGCGGACTGCCCGCGATCTACGGTGCGGTGATCGTGGCGGGGCTCGCGATGATGCTGCTCGCGCCGGTCTTCGGGAAGCTGCTGAGGTTCTTCCCGCCGCTGGTCACCGGGACCGTCATCCTCATCATCGGGCTCTCCCTGCTGCCCGTCGCGGGCAACTGGGCCGGGGGCGGCGCCGGGGCAAAGGACTTCGGGGAGCCTAAGAACGTGGCGCTCGCCGCCTTCGTGCTGGTGGTGGTGCTGGGGGTGCAGCGGTTCGCGCCGCCCGCCCTGAGCCGTATCGCCGTGCTCATCGGGATCGTGGTCGGCGTACTGGTCGCAGTTCCCACCGGATTCACCGACTTCGGCGGCGTCGGGGACGCGGACTGGGTCGGCATCAGCACGCCCTTCCACTTCGGGGCGCCGAGCTTCCACGCGGCGGCGATCGTCTCGATGCTGGTGGTGGCCCTGGTCACGATGACCGAGACGACGGGTGACTTCATCGCGGTCGGCGAGCTGACGGACCGGCCGGTGGAGCCGCGGGCGCTCGCCGACGGGCTGCGGGCCGACGGGCTCTCGACCGTGCTCGGCGGGGTCTTCAACACCTTCCCGTACACCGCGTTCGCGCAGAACGTGGGTCTGGTGGGCATGACGCGGGTCCGCAGTCGCTGGGTCGTGGCCACGGCCGGCGGGATCCTCGTACTCCTCGGTCTGCTGCCCAAACTCGGTGCGGTGGTCGCCGCCATTCCGGCGCCGGTGCTCGGCGGGGCCGGTCTGGTGATGTTCGGTACGGTCGCGGCCAGCGGGCTGCGCACCCTCACGAAGGTGGACTTCGCCGGCAACCACAATCTGACCGTGGTCGCCGTCTCGGTCGCGGTCGGCATGCTGCCGGTGGGCGTCCCCGGGATCTACGCGAAGTTCCCCGACTGGTTCCAGACGGTGATGGACAGCGGGATCAGCGCGGGCTGCCTCACCGCCCTCGTACTCAATCTGCTCTTCAACCACCTGCCGGGGCAGGGGACTTCAGCTCCTGCCGAGCCGGTGGGCCTGCCCGGCAGCCGCAGCGAGGACGCTGTCGAGAAGGCCGGGGAAGAGCGCGTCTAGGTCGTCGCGGCGCAGACCGTTCATCTTGGCGGTGCCGCGGTAGACCTGCTGGAGCACGCCGCTCTCACGGAGGACCCGGAAGTGGTGGGTGCTCGTGGACTTGGTGACGGGAAGCACGAAGTGCGAGCAGGACAGCTCCTCGTCCTGTTCCGCCAGGTCACGGACCACGGAGAGCCGCATCGGGTCGGACAGTGCGTGGAGCACACCCTCCAGGCGGATCTCTTCGCGCGTGGGGTGGGCGAGTTCTCGGGTGGTGCTCGGTGCGGTGGCCACGAGGTCATTGTACGAGACCCTTCGTAGTTTGACATCTCCCGTACTACGATGGGTATCGTACGAGCCGTACCGACGCCTTCCCGAGCCCTGAGCGGAGTCTGCTGTGAGTGCACTGTTCGAGCCCTACACCCTGCGGTCGCTGACCATTCCCAACCGGGTGTGGATGCCCCCGATGTGCCAGTACTCCGCGGCTCCGGACGGCGAGCTCGCAGGCGCCCCGCACGACTGGCACTTCGCGCACTACGCGGCGCGTGCCGCCGGCGGCACCGGGCTCATCATCGTCGAGGCGACCGCTGTCAGCCCGGAGGGCCGGATCAGTCCGTACGACCTCGGCATCTGGAACGACACCCAGGTCGAGGCCTTCCGGCGGATCACCCGCTTCCTCAAGGGGCAGGGCACGGTCCCCGGCATCCAGCTCGGCCACGGCGGACGCAAGGCGTCGACCGACCAGCCCTGGAAGGGCGGAGCGCCGGTCGGACCCGAGGCGCACGGCTGGCAGCCGCTGGCGCCCAGCGCCGTTCCCTTCGACGAGAAGCACCCCGTGCCCACCGAGCTCACCGTCGACGCGATCCGCGAGATCGTCGGGCAGTTCGCCGACGGGGCGCGGCGCGCGCTGGACGCCGGTTTCCAGGTCGCCGAGATCCACGGCGCCCACGGCTATCTGATCAGCGAATTCCTCTCGCCCCACTCCAACCGGCGCACCGACGCGTACGGCGGCTCCTTCGAGAACCGGACGCGTTTCGCCCTCGAAGTCGTGGACGCCGTACGGGAGGTGTGGCCCGAGGAGCTCCCGCTGTTCTTCCGTGTCTCCGCCACCGACTGGCTGGACGAAGGCGGCTGGACGGCGGACGACACCGTGCGCTTCGCCTCGCTGCTGAAGGCCCACGGGGTGGATCTCCTGGACACCTCCACCGGCGGAAACGCATCGGGCGTCCGCATTCCGACGGGGCCCGGCTACCAGGTCCCCTTCGCCGCCCGGGTGAAGGCCGAGACCGAACTGCCCGTCGCGGCCGTCGGGATGATCACCGACCCTGAGCAGGCGGAGAAGATCCTCGCCAACGGCGAGGCGGACGCGGTGCTGCTCGGCCGTGAGCTGCTCCGCAATCCTTCCTGGGCGCGGCATGCCGCACGGGAGCTGGGCGCAGAGGTGCACGTGCCCGACCAGTACCACCGTTCCGTCTGAATCGAGGCACGGCCGGACACGGTTTCAGGCCGTGTCCGGCACCTACGGCTGTTCCTTCAGGAGCGGGCTGAGCAGCAGGATCGCCGCACCGGTGGAGAGCTCGGGCTCGGCGCGGCGCACCACGTGGACAGCCCGGGTGAAGTCGCGGCGGGGATCGACGTCGGCGGCCTGGAGCACACGACGCACCCACCGGTGCACCTGCTCAGGCGCCATGCTCGGGCTTGGGCGCGGGCGGCGGCACCTGAAGAACCGTCTCGACGATCTGCTGGGCCAGGTTGACGCCGAAGGTCGCGAAGCATTCGGCCGAGAGCAGACTGAGCTGGGTGGTCAGCGCCGCGCCGCTGCCGATGATGGCGGGATAGTCGTTCTTGACCCGCGCGGCGGACAGCTTGCGGACCTCCGACTTGATGGATTCGATCGTCCCGCTCAGTACGGGGTTGCCCGAGCGCGAGCCGAGCGGTCCGCCGGGAATGATCGCCAGCAGGTTGTCGAGCGACGTGTCCACCTTCTTGAGGCCGATCTCGATTTTCACGGGATCGGTCTCGCCGCCGAGGACGTCACCGGCGAAGGTCGAGGTGTCCGCGTACGCGCTCCCCATCTTGCCGAACGTGCGGAAGCCCTGCGCCTGGCGCTTCATCTCGTGCTCGGCGAAGGGGTCCGGCGGTGGCGGGTCCGACAGTACCGAGGCGCCGTGTGCGGCCTTCGCGGGCACGACCGCCGCGCTCGCACCGGGCAGCGGACCGAGCACCACACCGGTGAGGGCCAGTGCGACGGAGCACCCCAGAATTGATCTGCGCATTTCCAACTCGTTCCTGGTGACGGAGAACTGTCTGCTGATCAGATTCCGAGCAGTTCTGCCGCCCCGCAATCGAGGGATCGTGCGCACTGCTCCACCTGGGCGCATCACCGACGGCGGTCAGCCGAGTTCGAGCGTGGTCACTCCGTAGATGCGGTGGGCGGCGAACGGGCGGACCGGTCCGGTGTACATCCGGGCCGTGGCGAAGGCCGGCTCCAGGCCGAGGGAGACGGCCATTGCGACGGCCGCAGGGTTGGACTCCGGGACGTCCAGGGCGACAGAGGCTCCTCCTGCCTCCGCCGCGAGGGCGGCGAGCAGCGCGCGGGCGTCGGCCTCGGTGTCGGCGAAGAGCGGGCCGATCCGGTACGTGTCACGGGCCGGGCGGATCACTCCGTACCCGGCGAGCCTGCCGTCCACGACCCGGGCGAGAGCACGGTGGCCCGGCTGAGTCAGCCAGCGGTCCAGGAAGCGAGGGCGGTCCGCCGGGTGGCAGGCACTGTCGTACGCGAGGAGTGCCCGGCGCTCCGTCGCGGCCACGGGCTCGATGTGCGCCGGAGTGCCGGCCGGGACGGCCCCCACGTAGCAGACCGTGCCGTGGGCCCGAGTGAAGCCGGAGCGGCGGTAGTTGTCCTGCTGTGCGGGGACGCCGTCAAGGCCGACGGTGCGCCGGCCCGCGTGGGCGAGCGCCGACTTCCAGGTCGCCAGGCCGTGACCGCGGCCCCGGTGGTCCGGGTGGACGAGGTAGAAGCCCAGAAAGGCGTAGTCGGGGCTGTAGTTGACGACGGAGATCGCGGAGACCGGCTCGCCGCCGGTACGGCCGACGAAGAACCCTTCGGGGTCCTGGGCGAAGAAGCTCTCGCTGTCGCCGCGCCCCGGATTCCACCCCTCGGCCGCCGCCCACTCGACGATCGCCGGCCACTCGTCGAGGGTGGCGCGGGTGATGTCGAGTTCTCCGGCGGCCGAGTACGTCATCGATGCCCCTGCTTCATCTGCTGCAGCGCGCAGCTGGGTGGACGTCCAGTCTGCCGCAGAGGCCCGGGCGGCCGGCTCAGCCCGCGGTCAGCCGCTGCGGCAGCCAGCGGAGTTGGGCGGCCTCCTGGTAGGGGCCGCCGCCCTCGTGGTCGTTGAAGGTGTAGACCTCGATCTCCTTGTCCTCGACCGGGTAGGCGTTGAACGCCGCGAAGACGGTCGACGGCGGGCACGTCTGGTCCTCCAGCGCCGTCGAGAAGAGCGCGGGTGCGCGCCCCCTGGCGGCGAAGTGCACTCCGTCGAAGTACGACAGCGTGCGCTGGACCTCCGCGTCGCGGCCCCGGTGGGTCTTGAGGTAGCGGCCGATCTCCCGGTACGGGTCCTTGTCGGTGAGGGTCGTCGCGCGGGGGAAGTCACAGAGGAAGGGCACGTCGGGGGCTATCGCGGCCAGGTCGGGGACGAGTCCGCCGACCGCGAGGGTGATGCCGCCGCCCTGGCTGCCGCCGAGCGCGGCGGTGCGGGCCGCGTCCACCAGCGGGTGCGACCTGGCGGCCTCGACGGCGCGTACGGCATCGGTGAAGACCCGCCGGTAGTAGTACGCGTGCGGGTCGTCGATACCGCGCGTCATGTAACCGGGGACGGCGGGACCGCTGCCGGCCGGGTCGGGGGTGGAGCCGCCGCCCCAGGTGGAGCCCTGGCCGCGGGTGTCCATGACGAAGTGGGCGAAGCCGGCGGAGGCCCAGAGCAGATGGGTGTGCGGGAGGCCTCGCCCGCCGCCGTAACCGATGAACTGCACGACCACGGGCAGCGGTTCGGTGGTGCCGGACGGGAGGACGAACCAGCCCTTGACGGGGTGGCCGCCGAATCCGGCGAAGGTCACGTCGAACACATCGACCCCGGCGAGGCCGGTCTCGACAGGCTCGAAGCGGGCGTCGAGGTCGTGGGAGCGCGCCTCACCGAGGGTCTTGGCCCAGAACTCGTCGAAGTCAGCCGGTTCGGTGGACCGGCTCCGGTAGCCGGCGAGTTGGTCCAGCGGGAGGTCGAACAGGGCCATCGTGAGCACTCCGTCTCGGATCATCGGATGA
The sequence above is drawn from the Streptomyces sp. NBC_01465 genome and encodes:
- a CDS encoding TetR/AcrR family transcriptional regulator, giving the protein MSPRSPSVNEELRRRSRERLLQATVELVGERGYEATTLADIADRAGSARGLVSYYFPGKRQLLQSAVHRLMHLTLAAALEREPRTEDGAELMARAIDAILGLAGDHPVLMRTHMAGILQADGFVKCAEQQRLAHLLRSTMIGYGSDDPDADYPLLRAQLMGTVFALLLPGAPMPLTRLRAELFQRYGLDWELGVPPGGEPPGGTRHDFAV
- a CDS encoding DUF6214 family protein gives rise to the protein MRREILPPWFNIRLTFADGARIDVLAVASEGRIAIEDMRADPPLSLDGFAALADWIEGPLEDACQVVIEQHRLGATVPRPYYDAGYEAEPPAVRRARPSWPRGSAGRRVAAEAYRAAQQEGRDPVLAVMCATGHSRRKSLRLIAGARDEGYLAPRHNRR
- a CDS encoding DUF305 domain-containing protein, encoding MYISIDGNGNVMRAGKLAAAAAVLAALMALTACDTDKSAQGSSKGTANAGPKVVAPGKPGEPARTLSAADAARAGRDDTPNSADFTYIQMMIVHHGQALEMTKLVAQRAGTEPVKKLAERIAAAQGPEIGAMQGWLDTHGGARKQSGHDHAAMPGMATEAQLAQLRTAKGKAFDELFLKLMTTHHQGAITMATDVLSEGNNVLVEEMANDVVAQQTSEIGRMRAMS
- a CDS encoding FAD-dependent oxidoreductase encodes the protein MLRVAVVGSGPSGVYTAQSLVEQSAVPGVRVHVLDRLPCPYGLVRYGVAPDHEKIKSLQNNLRTVLEHDRVSFVGGVEVGTGALTPARLLELYHAVVYCVGAAKDRRLGIPGEDLAGSCSATDFVSWYSAHPDAASNGFDLGARSAVVIGVGNVAVDVARILARGAEELRPTDVPQTALGALAVSRVRAVHMVGRRGPSQARFTTKELRELGSLPDADARVDAAELALDPAFADPAGLPAVNRRNVAVLREWADAAPRDHGSRSIRLRFFLRPVELLGEGGRVTAVRFERTVPDGDGGVRPTGLFEDIEAQLVLRAVGYRGAPPAGLPFDPASGTVPHLAGRMLRDAAAAPGEYVAGWIKRGPTGVIGTNRPCAKETVASLLADASLLLRRRPLGDPLDAMRKLGLRPVEWPGWLAIEEAEAALGLALGRRSVKIPDWEGLLRAAYGDTSLQHP
- a CDS encoding SDR family NAD(P)-dependent oxidoreductase, producing MTTTLITGANKGLGFETARRLVAAGHTVYIGSRDAERGRRAAEELGARSVQLDVTDDASVEAAARAVAADGGLDVLINNAGIEERAAGNTVIGAADVTAETMRGTFETNVFGTVRVLHAFLPLLQRSAAPVVVNLSSGLASLTRVSTAGTPTHAYPGVAYPASKAAVNMITVQYAKAFPDLRINAVEPGFTKTDLNGNTGIQTVEQGAEIIVRMAQVTQDGPTGGYFDAEGTLPW
- a CDS encoding isochorismatase family protein gives rise to the protein MIPDTIPVEALLVVDIQSSSVMGNGAVPGAARLLETTADLIARARKDGSLVVHIQNDGRPGAADEPHTPGWELHHPVEEGPAEVAIRKRVDDSFDGTPLGSLLTGAGVRAVAVCGLMSEMCVQATARTALARGYRVVLPHDAHATQDIPAAPGLSDRVPAATVSRVAEWALGSDLEVPARAADVSFAAPPGSATRRESGSR
- a CDS encoding LVIVD repeat-containing protein, with translation MAAAAGLIATLLAAGPAVATPDPGDAPATTAASASLAAQTRSAIADGEIPGQDEVVHSANIEHLTNIPKDALAGTNSDLAFQGKYAFAGNYDGFRIFDLSNPKAPKTVAQVLCPGSQNDITVSGNLLFLSTDSSRSDNSCASTTQPATEKSSWEGMKIFDISDKRNPKYVAAVETACGSHTHTLVPSKKNIYLYVSSYSPSATFPDCQPPHDGISVIKVPRNAPEKAAVVNFPVLFPGEGADGGGNPGGPTNPGVSKTTGCHDITVLPSKDLAAGACMGDGILFDIKNPERPKVIDRVQDNVNFAFWHSATFNQKANKVVFTDELGGGGAATCNAAIGPNRGADGIYDIVGKGDQRKLVFRSYFKIPRHQADTENCVAHNGSLIPVKGKDLMVQAWYQGGVSVWDFTDSSKPKEIGYFERGPLTTDKMTTGGSWSAYYYNGYIYSNDIAKGFDVLKLSDRRTDPAKWVRLHELNVQTQPDYFD
- a CDS encoding helix-turn-helix transcriptional regulator — its product is MATTEFGRTVRRRRDRVSPEVAGLPAGGHRRAAGLRREELALLAGISVDYVTRLEQGRATNPSEQVVEALARALRLSGAERAHLFHTAGLVPPGQGTVPAYITPSVQRMLDRLTGTPVAVSDATWTLLLANPMYVALMGQYRGNERNAVWRHFLGSGSRVRHTPETVYALETAQVSELRATASRYPADQRLRRLIAELRTHSDRFAELWDSGAVGDVEASRKTVDHPTVGALTLDCDVLSVAGSDLRIMVYTAEPGTDDAERLALLGVIGTQTLVE